One genomic region from Clostridium saccharobutylicum DSM 13864 encodes:
- a CDS encoding DegT/DnrJ/EryC1/StrS family aminotransferase, with translation MNISLVDLKTQYKSIEKEAERKVNDVLSSASYIMGKDVTEFEKEFAEYIGVKHAISVGNGTDALVVALMACGIGKGDEVITTPFTFFSTAESISAVGATPVFVDVEVDTYNIDVTKIEEKITKETKAIMPVHIFGQPAKMDEINKIAKKYNLKVIEDVAQAVGSEYKDKKCGAIGDVGCFSFFPTKNLGCAGDGGMITTSNDDIATIVRALRTHGSGENGQRAYNLLNNISEDVKTSEDHDDTVYNPLKYYNYLIGFNTRLDTVQAALLRVKLPYIDEWNEKRRVNAKMYNEKLKSSSLTLPVVIGEVKSVYNMYVVQSENREEVVNQLKERGISTGIYYPVPMHLQKVYKDLGYKEGDLPVSEYLSHRTFAIPIYPELTQEQKDYIVNNIVSICR, from the coding sequence ATGAATATTTCATTGGTTGATTTAAAAACTCAATATAAATCTATTGAGAAAGAAGCAGAAAGAAAAGTTAATGATGTACTTTCATCTGCGAGTTATATTATGGGAAAAGACGTAACTGAATTTGAAAAGGAATTTGCAGAATATATAGGTGTTAAACATGCTATTTCAGTAGGAAATGGAACAGATGCTTTAGTTGTTGCACTTATGGCTTGTGGAATAGGAAAAGGAGATGAAGTTATAACTACACCTTTTACTTTCTTTTCTACAGCAGAAAGTATTTCAGCTGTTGGAGCTACCCCTGTTTTTGTAGATGTTGAAGTGGACACATACAATATAGATGTGACAAAGATAGAAGAGAAAATCACTAAAGAAACAAAGGCAATTATGCCAGTTCATATATTTGGGCAGCCTGCTAAAATGGATGAAATAAATAAAATAGCTAAGAAGTATAATTTAAAGGTTATAGAAGATGTGGCACAAGCTGTTGGCTCAGAATATAAAGATAAAAAATGTGGCGCAATAGGAGACGTAGGATGCTTTTCATTCTTCCCAACTAAAAATCTTGGATGTGCTGGTGATGGTGGGATGATAACTACATCTAATGATGATATAGCAACTATTGTTAGAGCACTAAGAACTCATGGAAGTGGAGAAAATGGTCAAAGGGCATATAATTTATTAAATAATATAAGTGAAGATGTAAAAACTTCAGAGGATCATGATGATACAGTATATAATCCACTTAAATACTATAATTATTTGATTGGATTTAACACAAGATTAGATACAGTACAAGCTGCATTATTAAGAGTTAAATTGCCTTATATAGATGAATGGAATGAAAAGAGAAGAGTTAACGCCAAAATGTATAATGAAAAATTAAAAAGCTCATCTTTAACATTACCTGTAGTAATAGGTGAAGTTAAATCAGTATACAATATGTATGTGGTACAATCTGAAAATAGAGAAGAAGTAGTAAATCAACTTAAAGAAAGAGGAATTAGTACAGGAATTTATTATCCAGTTCCAATGCATCTTCAAAAAGTTTATAAAGACCTCGGTTATAAAGAAGGAGATTTGCCAGTATCTGAATACTTATCTCATAGAACTTTTGCAATACCAATATATCCAGAGTTAACACAAGAACAAAAGGATTATATAGTTAATAACATAGTTAGTATTTGTAGATAA
- a CDS encoding PadR family transcriptional regulator, translated as MRTLKYAILGLINREPLTGYDITKQFNEGLVNFWYAKHSQIYPELKKLTDEGLITYKTIIQGEKLEKKLYSITEQGKSCLQKWLTKDQPLEPTPKDIFRLKAYFCDEIDASTLLKQFESQLEKHKEKLSSLEKSMEELLKNKEISKVNSPGFGDYIVLNGAIIREKSYIDWINDCINKILTIDK; from the coding sequence ATGAGAACTTTAAAATATGCAATCTTAGGATTGATTAATAGAGAACCTTTAACAGGTTATGATATAACAAAACAATTTAATGAAGGATTAGTTAATTTTTGGTACGCAAAACATAGCCAAATTTACCCTGAATTGAAAAAATTAACAGATGAAGGACTTATAACTTATAAAACAATAATTCAAGGCGAAAAGTTAGAAAAAAAGTTATATAGTATAACGGAACAAGGTAAGTCCTGTTTACAAAAATGGCTTACCAAAGATCAGCCATTAGAGCCAACCCCTAAGGATATTTTTAGGCTTAAAGCATATTTTTGTGATGAAATAGATGCCTCTACATTATTAAAACAATTTGAAAGTCAATTAGAAAAACATAAAGAAAAATTATCAAGCTTAGAAAAATCTATGGAAGAACTTTTGAAAAACAAAGAGATTTCAAAAGTTAATTCACCTGGATTTGGAGATTATATAGTATTAAATGGTGCTATTATAAGAGAAAAATCATATATAGATTGGATTAACGACTGTATAAACAAAATACTTACTATAGATAAATAA